A single window of Neospora caninum Liverpool complete genome, chromosome XII DNA harbors:
- a CDS encoding putative intraflagellar transport protein component IFT74/72 — MAGVGYVGIPRMKQNEILEPSGLGVPGTGRTASLRQVADPTYFFILLKEKHRDLRREIGKFQAQMEVLGREAEQLPAMRRRKSELEKEVEELQEEIVTINSAVTHGRENLRPEALATTAKEMKEKNEEKKLRLLAAKDAELSAFIERYSEGREKRAVAEAAEEAELSEAEKLSELLEEQLRAVPTPEQAETFTSALKERKTALQKAEQDLLEAKRQLEEKQKELQREGKLGQISEDELRVLSKHLEDMREEIERKLDKTDELRLLIEEERNQLAQSEQRLRSNLEDVQAEAEAATKQKNAIMKRLQANTVHQRLEQLEAELECHRRDVEAVRKAVDMQKQLDPNALTVACMSVVEKIHEKLRARTLKSHWRHHERTAHSVGGTFPKLSRTPAPVRNGNRGGVTAVDVA, encoded by the exons ATGGCCGGAGTGGGGTACGTGGGGATTCCAAGAATGAAGCAGAACG AGATTTTGGAGCCGAGCGGCTTGGGAGTCCCTGGAACCGGTCGAACAGCGTCTCTCAGGCAGGTAGCGGATCCGACCTATTTCTTCATCCTGTTGAAGGAGAAGCATCGCGACCTGAGACGCGAGATCGGTAAGTTTCAGGCTCAGATGGAGGTGCTCGGTCGTGAAGCAGAGCAACTTCCAGCGATGAGGAGGAGAAAGTCAGAGCTTGAGAAGGAAGTCGAAGAATTACAAGAGGAGATTGTCACCATAAATTCAGCTGTCACTCACGGAAGGGAAAACCTTCGCCCTGAAGCCCTTGCTACCACTGCAAAGGagatgaaagagaagaaTGAGGAAAAG AAGCTGCGCCTGCTGGCCGCAAAAGATGCAGAGCTCTCAGCTTTCATTGAGCGGTACagtgaagggagagagaagcgcgctGTAGCTGAAGCCGCCGAGGAAGCTGAACTCTCAGAGGCCGAAAAGCTGAGTGAACTGCTGGAGGAGCAGCTGCGAGCTGTCCCCACGCCTGAACAAGCCGAGACCTTTACAAGCGCactgaaggagagaaaaactgcTCTGCAGAAGGCTGAACAGGATCTTCTGGAGGCGAAAAGGCAACtggaggagaaacagaaagaactccagagagaggggaaactgGGACAAATAAGCGAAG ATGAACTTCGTGTGCTGAGCAAGCATCTAGAGGACATGAGAGAGGAGATTGAGAGAAAGTTGGACAAGACAGATGAGCTTCGTCTCCTGATTGAAGAGGAACGCAATCAGCTTGCTCAGTCCGAACAG CGTCTTCGGAGTAACCTCGAAGATGTCCAGGCTGAGGCAGAGGCTGCGACTAAGCAGAAGAATGCGATTATGAAACGCCTTCAGGCGAACACCGTTCATCAACGTCTCGAACAGCTGGAAGCGGAGCTCGAGTGTCACCGTCGGGATGTGGAAGCGGTGCGAAAGGCTGTTGATATGCAGAAGCAGCTTGACCCGAATGCTCTAACTGTGGCTTGCATGAGCGTTGTTGAAAAAATTCATGAGAAACTGAGAGCACGGACACTGAAGAGCCACTGGCGACACCACGAACGGACAGCACACAGTGTTGGTGGCACGTTCCCGAAGTTGTCGCGAACCCCCGCACCGGTACGAAATGGGAACAGAGGGGGTGTAACAGCAGTCGATGTTGCTTGA